In Acinetobacter pittii, one genomic interval encodes:
- the yveA gene encoding APC family permease, which produces MTSQFKKQLSLMDLTFIGLGAIFGSGWLFSASHVASQAGPAGILSWIIGGFAVLILGIIYCELGAALPRAGGIIRYPVFSHGPLQGYLLGSVTVIAFSSLIAIEVVAAREYAAAWFPSLTAVNDGVRSPTTIGWLFQFALLCVFFALNYYSVKTFAIANNLISALKFAVPVLVMVALLYHFKPANFSMTEFAPMGAHGVQGAVSAGGIIFAYLGLTPIISVASEVKRPQFTIPFALILSVVLATIIYVVLQVAFLGAVPTDMLANGWSGLSDKFPLPYRDIAMLLGLGWLALLVVSDAIISPSGCGNIYMAATPRVIYAWSNSNTFFRIFTRVDPKSGIPRYALWLTFALSVFWTMPFPSWDKLISVVSAALVLSYALAPVTVGALRRNAPELERPFYVKGFTVLGPLAFVIASFIVYWSGWNVISWLLSAQIVLFALYVIFKRYVPTQEVSLAQQLKSSAWLLVYYILMIIASYLGSFGDGASHLLAAPFDTLLVMVISLGCYYWGIRSGLPKALIKNDDEA; this is translated from the coding sequence ATGACAAGTCAGTTTAAAAAACAGTTATCTCTAATGGATCTTACATTCATTGGCTTAGGCGCCATTTTCGGTTCAGGATGGTTATTTTCAGCAAGTCATGTGGCCTCTCAAGCCGGCCCTGCGGGTATATTGTCATGGATTATTGGCGGCTTTGCCGTTTTAATTCTGGGAATTATTTATTGTGAGTTAGGTGCAGCCTTACCACGAGCAGGCGGTATTATCCGTTATCCCGTATTTTCACATGGCCCTTTACAAGGATACTTACTGGGTTCTGTGACCGTCATTGCCTTTTCAAGTTTAATTGCAATTGAAGTCGTCGCTGCTCGTGAATATGCAGCAGCATGGTTCCCCTCGCTTACAGCCGTCAATGATGGTGTCCGGTCTCCAACTACCATTGGATGGTTATTTCAGTTTGCGCTTTTATGCGTATTTTTTGCATTGAACTATTACAGCGTAAAAACCTTTGCAATTGCCAACAACCTCATCAGTGCATTGAAATTTGCTGTACCAGTTTTAGTAATGGTCGCACTTCTATACCATTTTAAACCTGCAAACTTTTCAATGACCGAGTTTGCCCCAATGGGTGCTCACGGCGTACAAGGTGCCGTATCTGCTGGTGGTATTATTTTTGCGTATTTAGGTTTAACGCCAATTATTTCGGTGGCAAGTGAAGTAAAGCGTCCTCAATTTACGATTCCTTTTGCGCTCATCTTATCTGTCGTTTTGGCAACGATTATTTATGTAGTGCTTCAAGTTGCTTTCTTGGGTGCAGTACCCACCGATATGTTAGCAAATGGTTGGTCAGGACTCAGTGACAAATTCCCATTACCTTACCGCGACATTGCCATGTTATTAGGTTTGGGATGGTTAGCTCTGTTAGTTGTTTCAGATGCCATTATTTCTCCGTCTGGCTGCGGCAACATCTATATGGCTGCAACTCCACGTGTCATTTATGCATGGTCGAACAGTAATACATTCTTCCGTATTTTTACACGTGTAGATCCAAAATCAGGCATTCCACGTTATGCCTTATGGTTAACATTTGCACTTTCTGTATTTTGGACTATGCCGTTTCCATCTTGGGATAAATTAATTTCTGTGGTTTCGGCAGCTTTAGTTTTAAGTTATGCCCTAGCTCCTGTCACAGTCGGTGCTTTACGTCGTAATGCTCCTGAGCTAGAACGTCCATTCTATGTAAAAGGCTTTACCGTTCTCGGCCCACTCGCTTTTGTCATTGCATCTTTTATTGTCTATTGGTCTGGCTGGAATGTGATTTCATGGTTATTAAGCGCACAAATCGTATTGTTTGCACTCTACGTTATTTTTAAACGCTATGTGCCAACCCAAGAAGTCAGCCTAGCTCAACAATTAAAGTCCTCAGCGTGGCTCCTTGTTTACTACATTCTAATGATTATTGCTTCTTATCTTGGCAGCTTCGGTGATGGCGCATCACACCTATTGGCAGCGCCATTCGACACATTATTAGTGATGGTGATTTCTCTTGGTTGTTACTACTGGGGTATACGCTCAGGTTTACCAAAAGCACTGATTAAAAATGACGATGAAGCTTAG
- the sdaA gene encoding L-serine ammonia-lyase translates to MFISVFDLFKIGIGPSSSHTVGPMRAAYSFVDDLLKQNDLQATVRVQVKLYGSLSATGVGHATDKAVLLGLMGFDPEHIDTQVSTSLIEDVLENKAIQLNQQKSISFDYKHDVLFLDESLPYHPNAMELIAYNEAQEILYAETYYSVGGGFIVSQRQLADTQTETNDVKVPYPFHSAAELLSLCKTHHLSVSELMLENEKSWRSETEIRSKIMEIWKVMQQCIHNGLINEGILPGGLNVKRRAKKIHDKLLNKKNSNLIVTTFHAMEWVNLFALAVNEENAAGGRVVTAPTNGAAGIIPAVLYYYVTFSKDFSEDKVVRFFLSAAAVGILCKLNASISGAEVGCQGEVGSACAMASAGLAEILGASPEQVEHAAEIGLEHNLGLTCDPIGGLVQVPCIERNAIAAVKAINAAQMALHDDDEHFVTLDKVIQTMKETGKDMSEKYKETSKGGLAVNAIEC, encoded by the coding sequence GTGTTTATTAGTGTATTTGATCTTTTTAAAATTGGCATCGGCCCATCTAGCTCCCATACAGTTGGACCAATGCGAGCGGCATACAGTTTTGTGGATGATTTATTGAAGCAAAACGATTTACAAGCAACGGTAAGAGTTCAGGTGAAGTTATACGGTTCGCTGTCGGCAACCGGTGTTGGTCATGCGACAGACAAGGCAGTACTGTTAGGCTTAATGGGCTTTGACCCTGAACATATTGATACTCAAGTAAGTACAAGCTTGATTGAAGATGTACTTGAAAATAAAGCCATCCAGCTTAATCAGCAAAAGAGTATTTCTTTTGACTATAAGCATGATGTGCTTTTTTTAGATGAATCTTTGCCTTATCACCCTAATGCAATGGAATTGATTGCGTATAACGAGGCTCAAGAAATTTTATATGCAGAAACTTACTATTCGGTTGGTGGTGGCTTTATTGTTAGCCAAAGACAATTAGCAGACACCCAAACTGAAACCAACGACGTTAAGGTTCCATATCCGTTTCATAGCGCGGCTGAACTTTTAAGCTTATGTAAAACTCATCATTTATCAGTGAGCGAGTTAATGCTTGAAAATGAGAAAAGCTGGCGTAGTGAAACTGAGATTCGTAGCAAGATTATGGAAATCTGGAAAGTGATGCAGCAGTGCATTCACAACGGATTAATTAATGAAGGCATATTACCGGGTGGGTTAAACGTAAAGCGTCGGGCCAAGAAAATTCATGATAAGTTATTAAATAAGAAAAACTCAAACCTGATTGTGACAACTTTTCATGCCATGGAATGGGTTAATTTATTTGCTTTAGCCGTCAATGAAGAAAATGCCGCTGGCGGCCGAGTAGTAACAGCCCCTACAAATGGTGCGGCAGGGATTATTCCGGCAGTTTTATATTACTACGTGACTTTCTCTAAAGACTTTTCCGAAGATAAAGTGGTTCGTTTCTTTTTAAGTGCAGCAGCCGTTGGCATTTTATGTAAACTCAATGCTTCTATTTCTGGTGCAGAAGTAGGGTGTCAGGGCGAAGTCGGCTCGGCGTGTGCGATGGCTTCGGCAGGTTTAGCCGAAATTTTAGGTGCCTCACCTGAGCAAGTGGAACATGCGGCTGAAATTGGGCTTGAACATAATTTAGGTTTAACGTGTGACCCGATTGGTGGTTTGGTTCAGGTGCCTTGCATTGAACGAAATGCAATTGCAGCCGTAAAAGCTATTAATGCAGCACAAATGGCACTTCATGATGACGATGAACATTTTGTCACGCTAGATAAAGTGATTCAGACCATGAAGGAAACAGGCAAAGATATGTCTGAGAAATATAAAGAGACTTCAAAAGGTGGCCTCGCTGTTAACGCAATTGAGTGCTAA